A genomic region of Papaver somniferum cultivar HN1 chromosome 7, ASM357369v1, whole genome shotgun sequence contains the following coding sequences:
- the LOC113299135 gene encoding putative E3 ubiquitin-protein ligase UBR7 isoform X1, whose amino-acid sequence MADVFEDETEHTVSIQEYLKDVEEQELEADLVLGGDEGKECTYSKGYMKRQAIFSCLTCTPDGNAGVCTACSLSCHDGHEIVELWTKRNFRCDCGNSKFGEFYCKLVADREPVNSENSYNQNFKGAYCTCHRPYPDPDVEEQVEMIQCCICEDWLHENHLGFEPSDEIPRDEEGEPLYEEFICVACAKKVSFLSLYPPSIWAAVKEGEASTDGNQDGVLTDAVGASSENVSGHSLVDDNKASGNLENSMEMVSSIVCADFKPVLPHRDELLGESSEKKRGFEEFSRDTISSPKCALGLDLSVTPFILEKNKPMFLSKVWRDLLCRCEKCIEFYTKKGIRFLIEKEDSIGEYEKMGKQKRQEKLQQEEGAELNFLNKLGHVEKIEILSGIADMKNELCSFLESFDSSKPITPSDVHQVFENLAKKRRSQ is encoded by the exons ATGGCTGATGTGTTTGAGGACGAAACGGAGCATACTGTATCAATCCAGGAGTACCTTAAGGATGTTGAAGAACAAGAGTTG GAAGCTGATTTGGTTTTGGGAGGTGATGAAGGGAAAGAATGTACATACTCAAAGGGTTACATGAAGAGACAAGCTATTTTCTCATGTCTTACTTGTACTCCCGATGGCAATGCTGGTGTCTGTACAGCTTGTAGCTTATCTTGCCATGACGGTCATGAG ATTGTAGAATTGTGGACGAAGAGAAACTTCAGGTGTGATTGTGGAAATTCAAAGTTTGGAGAGTTCTACTGCAAGCTCGTGGCAGATAGAGAACCAGTAAATTCAGAAAACTCATACAACCAGAATTTTAAAGGTGCATACTGCACATGCCATCGCCCTTATCCTGACCCAGATGTCGAAGAGCAGGTGGAGATGATACAGTGCTGTATTTGTGAAGATTGGCTTCATGAGAACCATTTAGGTTTTGAACCCTCTGATGAG ATACCTAGAGATGAGGAAGGAGAACCCTTATACGAGGAATTCATTTGTGTTGCATGTGCAAAGAAGGTCTCTTTCTTGTCTCTTTACCCTCCATCAATTTGGGCAGCAGTTAAGGAAGGTGAGGCTTCTACAGATGGCAACCAAGACGGTGTTTTGACAGATGCAGTGGGTGCATCTTCCGAGAACGTCTCCGGTCATTCTCTCGTAGATGATAATAAAGCCTCTGGGAATCTTGAGAATAGCATGGAAATggtttcttcaattgtttgtgctGATTTCAAACCTGTATTGCCTCACAGGGATGAGTTACTTGGAGAATCTTCAGAGAAGAAAAGGGGTTTTGAGGAATTCTCTCGCGACACCATTTCTAGTCCCAAATGTGCTCTTGGGCTGGATCTGAGTGTTACTCCATTCATTCTAGAGAAGAATAAGCCCATGTTTCTTTCTAAAGTATGGAGAGATCTTCTTTGTAGGTGTGAGAAGTGCATTGAATTCTACACCAAGAAGGGCATAAGGTTCTTAATTGAGAAGGAGGACTCGATTGGGGAATATGAAAAAATGGGAAAACAGAAGAGGCAGGAGAAGTTGCAACAAGAGGAAGGAGCCGAGCTGAATTTTCTCAATAAACTCGGTCATGTTGAGAAAATTGAGATCTTGAGTGGCATTGCAGACATGAAGAACGAGCTGTGTTCTTTTTTG GAGTCGTTTGATTCATCGAAGCCTATCACACCATCTGATGTCCATCAGGTGTTTGAAAATCTTGCAAAGAAACGCCGTTCCCAGTAA
- the LOC113299135 gene encoding putative E3 ubiquitin-protein ligase UBR7 isoform X2 has product MADVFEDETEHTVSIQEYLKDVEEQELEADLVLGGDEGKECTYSKGYMKRQAIFSCLTCTPDGNAGVCTACSLSCHDGHEIVELWTKRNFRCDCGNSKFGEFYCKLVADREPVNSENSYNQNFKGAYCTCHRPYPDPDVEEQVEMIQCCICEDWLHENHLGFEPSDEIPRDEEGEPLYEEFICVACAKKVSFLSLYPPSIWAAVKEGEASTDGNQDGVLTDAVGASSENVSGHSLVDDNKASGNLENSMEMVSSIVCADFKPVLPHRDELLGESSEKKRGFEEFSRDTISSPKCALGLDLSVTPFILEKNKPMFLSKVWRDLLCRCEKCIEFYTKKGIRFLIEKEDSIGEYEKMGKQKRQEKLQQEEGAELNFLNKLGHVEKIEILSGIADMKNELCSFLRLSIIYTWFSAGVV; this is encoded by the exons ATGGCTGATGTGTTTGAGGACGAAACGGAGCATACTGTATCAATCCAGGAGTACCTTAAGGATGTTGAAGAACAAGAGTTG GAAGCTGATTTGGTTTTGGGAGGTGATGAAGGGAAAGAATGTACATACTCAAAGGGTTACATGAAGAGACAAGCTATTTTCTCATGTCTTACTTGTACTCCCGATGGCAATGCTGGTGTCTGTACAGCTTGTAGCTTATCTTGCCATGACGGTCATGAG ATTGTAGAATTGTGGACGAAGAGAAACTTCAGGTGTGATTGTGGAAATTCAAAGTTTGGAGAGTTCTACTGCAAGCTCGTGGCAGATAGAGAACCAGTAAATTCAGAAAACTCATACAACCAGAATTTTAAAGGTGCATACTGCACATGCCATCGCCCTTATCCTGACCCAGATGTCGAAGAGCAGGTGGAGATGATACAGTGCTGTATTTGTGAAGATTGGCTTCATGAGAACCATTTAGGTTTTGAACCCTCTGATGAG ATACCTAGAGATGAGGAAGGAGAACCCTTATACGAGGAATTCATTTGTGTTGCATGTGCAAAGAAGGTCTCTTTCTTGTCTCTTTACCCTCCATCAATTTGGGCAGCAGTTAAGGAAGGTGAGGCTTCTACAGATGGCAACCAAGACGGTGTTTTGACAGATGCAGTGGGTGCATCTTCCGAGAACGTCTCCGGTCATTCTCTCGTAGATGATAATAAAGCCTCTGGGAATCTTGAGAATAGCATGGAAATggtttcttcaattgtttgtgctGATTTCAAACCTGTATTGCCTCACAGGGATGAGTTACTTGGAGAATCTTCAGAGAAGAAAAGGGGTTTTGAGGAATTCTCTCGCGACACCATTTCTAGTCCCAAATGTGCTCTTGGGCTGGATCTGAGTGTTACTCCATTCATTCTAGAGAAGAATAAGCCCATGTTTCTTTCTAAAGTATGGAGAGATCTTCTTTGTAGGTGTGAGAAGTGCATTGAATTCTACACCAAGAAGGGCATAAGGTTCTTAATTGAGAAGGAGGACTCGATTGGGGAATATGAAAAAATGGGAAAACAGAAGAGGCAGGAGAAGTTGCAACAAGAGGAAGGAGCCGAGCTGAATTTTCTCAATAAACTCGGTCATGTTGAGAAAATTGAGATCTTGAGTGGCATTGCAGACATGAAGAACGAGCTGTGTTCTTTTTTG AGGCTCTCTATCATTTATACATGGTTTTCGGCAGGAGTCGTTTGA